The following nucleotide sequence is from Mycobacterium sp. Z3061.
GCGTCGTCACCGACCTTGCCGGCGAGCAGTGGAGCCCGGCCTCCCGGTCCGCGCTGGCCGCCGCGCCCGGCGTCCACGGCGAGATTCTCGAGATCCTCCGCAGCACCGGGCAACCGGAGGATTACTGAAATGCAGCAGCATCACAGCGGTGACGGACTCGCGGTACGGGTGATTCCGTGCCTGGACGTCGACGACGGCCGCGTCGTCAAGGGCGTCAACTTCGAAAACCTCAGGGATGCCGGTGATCCCGTCGAACTGGCGGCGGCGTACGACGCCGAGGGCGCTGACGAGCTCACGTTTCTCGACGTGACGGCGTCCTCCTCCGGGCGGGCCACCATGCTTGATGTGGTGCGTCGCACCGCCGAGCAGGTGTTCATCCCGCTCACCGTGGGCGGCGGGGTGCGCACCGTGGCCGACGTCGACACCTTGTTGCGCGCCGGGGCGGACAAGGTGTCGGTCAACACAGCAGCCATCGCCCGCCCCGACCTGCTGGCAGAAATGGCAAGGCAATTCGGGTCACAGTGCATCGTGTTGTCGGTCGACGCGCGGACCGTGCCCGAGGGCTCGCCGCCGACCCCGTCGGGCTGGGAAGTCACCACCCATGGCGGGCGGCAGGGCACCGGCATCGACGCCGTCGAGTGGGCCGCCCGCGGTGCGGAGTTGGGCGTGGGCGAGATCTTGTTGAACTCGATGGATGCCGACGGCACCAAGGCGGGGTTCGACCTGGCCATGCTGCGCGCCGTGCGTGCGGCGGTGACGGTGCCGGTGATCGCCAGTGGCGGTGCCGGAGCGGTGGAGCACTTCGCACCCGCGGTGGACGCCGGAGCCGATGCGGTGCTGGCGGCCAGCGTGTTTCACTTCCGGGAGCTGACGATCGGGCAGGTCAAGGCCGCCATGGCCGCCCGGGACATCACCGTGCGGATCGCCACGGCATGACCCTCGATCCCGCCATCGCCGCCCGGTTGAAGCGCAACGCCGACGGGTTGTTCACCGCGGTGGTGCAGGAGCGCGGCAGTAGTGATGTGCTGATGGTCGCGTGGATGGACGACGACGCGCTGGCCCGCACCCTGGAAACCCGTGAGGCCACCTACTTTTCCCGATCCCGGAACGAGCAATGGGTCAAAGGAGCGACCTCGGGGCACACGCAGTACGTGCACTCGGTGCGGCTGGACTGTGACGGCGACACTGTGCTGCTGACCGTCGATCAGGTCGGGGGAGCCTGCCACACGGGCGACCACAGCTGCTTCGATGCCGCGGAGCTGCTGGAGCCCGAGGACTAGCGGATCGGGACGTCGAGCCCGATCGCCGCCGCCAGAGCGGCCTTGGTCCATTCGCGACGCTCCACGTCCGGTTTGATGCGATCCCGCCGGATCAGCTCGATGTCGATGGGCCTACCCACGGTGACCGCCGCCGGTACGTGGAATACGAAGGACGGTCGGTCGGTGGTGATCCCCAGCAGGACGTCGGCGTCGGTGAAACCATTGCTGCGGATCACGTTTTCGGTCCATTTGGCAGGTTTGACACCGCCGAAATCGTTGACGTAGACCACCCACAGCCGAGTCCCTTGCCCGGCGTAGAGCTTGTTGACGGCCCGCTCGATCAGGACGCGTTCGCCGGGTCCCAGCACGTGGGCCTGATCGGTGATCTGAGTGGTCAGTTTGAGCGCTGGAAGGCCCGCGCTGCCGTTCGTCGGCGCAATGCCGGGCGGCGAGGACGAGGGACCCGCAGACTGTTGCCCACCCGAGTGGCCGCGCATCACTACCACCGCGAGGACCGCGGCCACCGCGATCAGCACAACGGCCGCCACCGTGGCTATCAGCGCCCCACGACGACGGCCGCTGGGGGCGGGTGTGGCTGCGGCGATCACCTCGGTCGGCCGTTCCACGGCGATCGTCGGGCCCGAGGCGTCGGCCGTGCCCGCCGGAGCGGCCAGTGCGGCGGCAAAATCCGAGCAGGACGCGAATCGCGCCGACCGGTCCTTCGCGAGTGCCCGGGCGATGACGCCATCCAGGTAGGCGAGCTCCGGGCGCCGCTCGCTCAGCAGCGGCGGCGGTGCCGACAGATGTTGGCTGATCACCACCGCGGGGTTGGAATTCTGGAACGGGGCACCGCCGGTCAGCAGCTGGTACGCGGTGCAACCCAAGGCGTACTGATCGGCTCGACCGTCGAGATCGGACGCCTGCAGCTGCTCCGGCGGGCAGTAGGCGGTGGTGCCCATCGTCATGTTGGTCGCAGTCAGGCCGCTGACGTCGCCGAGTTCACGGGCGATGCCGAAATCGGCGAGCAGGATCCGCCGCCGCGGCGCAGCCTCGCCCAGCAGGATGTTGGCCGGTTTGACGTCGCGATGCAGCAAGCCGCGGGAGTGCGCGTAGTCCAGCGCTTCCGCCACGGCCGTGACGATGTCCACGACCTCAGGCAATGGCATCCCGGACGGGTACCGGTCGCGCAGCAGCTGGGCGGCGTCGGTGCCTTCGACGTAGTCCATCGACAACCACAATTGGCCCTCGTACTCGCCACGGTCGTGGATGCCGACGATGTGTTCGTTGTACAGGCTGCCGGCCAGTTCGGCCTCACGGTTGAACCGCGCACGAAACTCCTGGTTCGTGGTGAACTCTGCGGGCAGGATCTTCAACGCGTCCCGGCGGGGCAGCCGTGGATGCTGCGCCAGGTACACCTCGCCCATCCCACCGGCACCGAGCCGTCGCACGATCGTGTAGCCGGCGAAGAGCTCGCCCTCCTGTAGGCCCCTCGTGGGGTCGCGGTCTGCGCTGGTCGGCATGGGAGCATGCTACTGAGGCGCAGTTAGCCGGAATTAACGCACTGGTACAATTGAGGCGCTGTCAGTTTCGCTGACCGGTGCCGACCGGTTCGGTTGCGATCCGCTGCAGCGGTGGCCGCAGTTGATTTCTTGGCATGGCTAATCAGTTGTGCGTGAAGGTGTTTCGGCGATACAGGGTCGGGTATTTCTGGATCGACGTTGCGGCCCAAACTGATTCAGAGCGTGCATCCCGTCAGCTGAGCGCAGCGACGCGGGCCGCAATCTGTATGTGCCGCAATCGGTTTGGCGGCGGCGATGAGGAAAGGAGCGATCGATGGTCAAACGTGTGTCGTGGAACGTGCTGGCGCCGCTGATCGCTCTGGTTGCTCTGGTGTTCAGCTGGGGGCAGGAGATCGGCCCGGTGGTGGGGGCGCTCGCGGCGGTGCTGCTCGGCGGTGCCGTGCTGGCCGCGGTCCATCACGCCGAGGTGGTGGCGCACCGGGTCGGCGAGCCGTTCGGGTCGCTGGTGCTGGCCGTCGCGGTGACCGTCATCGAGGTTGCGCTGATCGTCACGTTGATGACGTCCGGCGGCGACAAAGCGGCCACGCTTGCGCGCGACACGGTGTTCGCGGCGGTGATGATCACCACCAACGGCATCGTCGGCTTGTCGCTGCTGCTGGGCTCCCGACGCTACGGGGTGACGCAATTCAACGCGCACGGCAGCGGCTCGGCGCTGGCCACGGTCGCCACGCTGGCGACGTTGGGCCTGGTATTGCCGACGTTCACCACCAGCCATCCCGGTCCCCAGTTTTCCCCTGGCCAACTTGCGTTCGCCGCGGTCGTCTCGCTGGGTCTGTACCTGATGTTCGTCTTCACCCAGACCGTCCGGCACCGCGACTTCTTCCTGCCGGTGGTGCAGAAGGGTGCGGTCGACGACGACAACCACGCCGACCCGCCGAGCACCAAGTCGGCGCTGCTGAGCCTGGGAGTGCTGCTCGTCGCCCTGGTGGCGGTGGTGGGGCTGGCCAAGGTGGAATCGCCGTTCATCGAGCGCATGGTGGCGGCCGCCGGTTTCCCGCACTCGTTCGTCGGCGTGGTGATCGCGCTGGTGGTGTTGCTGCCGGAGACCCTCGCGGCGGGACGCGCGGCCCGCCAGGGACGCATGCAGATCAGCCTCAACCTGGCGTACGGCTCCGCGATGGCCAGCATCGGGCTCACCATCCCGGCCATTGCGCTGGCGTCGATCTGGGTCCGTGGACCGCTGTTGCTGGGGCTCGGACCCATCCAGTTGGTGTTGTTGGCGCTGACCATGGTGGTCAGCGTGCTCACCGTGGTGCCGGGCCGGGCGACCCGGCTGGAGGGCGAGGTGCATCTCGTCGTGCTGGCCGCGTGGTTGTTCCTGGCGATCAGCCCCTAGCGCGTCTCGCTTCGATCCGCGAGCGTGAAGCGAGCTTCACGCTCGACGCCGAGCGTGCAACCAGCTTCACGCTCGGCACCAGGACGCGGACTTCACCGCCCGCGCAGCGTCTCCAGCGCCTTGTCCGCATGGGTGTCCATGCTGATCTCGCTGGAAATCACGTTGAGCACGGTGCGGTCGGTGTCGATGACGAACGTGGTGCGCTTGACCGGCATCAACTTGCCGAGCAAACCCCGCTTGACGCCGAATTGGGTTGCCACCTTGCCGTCGCTGTCCGACAGCAGCGGGTAGTCGAAGTTCTGGGTGTCGGCGAACTTCGCCTGCTTCTGAACGGGGTCGGTGCTGATGCCGACCCGGTTGGCGCCGAGCACGGCGAATTCGGAGGCCAGGTCCCGGAAGTGGCAGGCCTCCTTGGTGCAGCCCGGCGTCATGGCCGCCGGATAGAAAAACAGCACGACGGGCCCGTCGCTCAGCAGTTCACTCAGTTTGCGCGGGGTGCCCGTCTGATCGGGAAGCTCGAAGTCGGCCACGGTGTCACCAATTTTCATGGCCGCCACGCTACGCGGGCCGTCCCCCGGCAATCTGATTGGATGGTCCGGTGAACGCCATCCTCGCAGCCACGACAACGCGGGAGGATTTCCGCGTGCTGGCCGCCGAGCACCGGGTCGTCCCGGTGACCCGCAAAGTACTGGCCGACAGCGAAACTCCGCTTTCGGCGTACCGCAAGCTCGCCGCCGGCCGCCCCGGGACTTTCCTGCTCGAGTCGGCCGAAAACGGCCGATCGTGGTCGCGCTGGTCGTTCATCGGGGCTGGGGCGCCGACCGCGTTGAGCGTGCGGGACGGCCACGCCGTGTGGCTGGGCACGGTGCCCAAGGACGCACCCGCCGGGGGCGACCCGCTCGACGCGTTGCGCGCCACGCTGGAGGTTCTCGCGACGGCCGGCCTGCCTGGTCTGCCGCCGCTGTCCGGTGGCATGGTCGGCTACTTCGCATACGACATGGTGCGGCGACTGGAGCGCCTGCCCGAGCTCGCCGTCGACGACCTCCAGCTGCCGGACATGCTGTTGCTGCTGGCCACCGATGTGGCCGCGGTGGACCACCACGAGGGCACCATCACCCTGATCGCGAACGCGGTCAACTGGAACGGCACCGACGAGCGGGTGGACTGGGCCTACGACGATGCGGTCGCGCGGCTCGACGTGATGACCGCCGCGCTGGGGCAGCCGCTGCCCTCGACCGTCTCCACCTTCAGCAAACCCGAACCGGTGCACCGCTCCCAACGCACGGTCGAAGAGTACGGCGCCATCGTCGACTACCTGGTCGAGCAGATCGCCGCCGGGGAGGCCTTCCAGGTCGTCCCCTCCCAGCGTTTCGAGATGGACACCGACGTCGACCCGATCGATGTCTACCGGATGCTGCGGGTAAGTAACCCAAGCCCGTACATGTACCTGCTGCAGATCCCCGATAGTGAAGGCGCAGTGGACTTTTCGATTGTCGGGTCCAGCCCTGAGGCGCTGGTGACCGTGCACGACGGACGGGCCACGACGCATCCGATCGCCGGAACGCGGTGGCGGGGGGAGACCGAGGAAGAAGACGTCCTGCTGGAAAAGGAATTGCTGTCCGACCAGAAGGAGCTCGCCGAGCACCTGATGCTGGTGGACCTGGGCCGCAACGATCTGGGCCGGGTGTGCACGCCGGGGACCGTCCGCGTCGAGGACTACAGCCACATCGAGCGCTACAGCCACGTGATGCACCTGGTTTCCACGGTGACGGGCCTGCTGGCCGAGGGCAAGACCGCCCTGGATGCGGTGACGGCGTGTTTCCCGGCCGGCACCCTGTCCGGTGCTCCGAAGGTCCGGGCGATGGAACTGATCGAGGAGGTCGAGAAAACCCGCCGGGGCCTCTACGGAGGTGTGGTGGGCTACCTCGACTTCGCCGGTAACGCCGATTTTGCGATCGCCATTCGCACCGCGCTGATGCGCGACGGAACGGCCTATGTTCAGGCGGGCGGTGGCGTGGTGGCCGACTCCAACGGGCCGTACGAGTACAACGAGTCGCGGAACAAGGCGCGGGCGGTGCTCAATGCGATCGCCGCGGCCGAGACGCTGACGGTGCCGGGCACGAGCGGTGGCTGACAGCCCACGCCGCGGGCGGCTCCTCATCGGAGGCGCCCAGTTGTTGCTGGTCATCGCGGCCGGTGCGTTGTGGGGTGCCTCGCGGTTCACCTGGGTTGTCATCCGATCGTTCGACGGGTTGGGGCAGCCCAAGGAGATCGCGCTGTCGGGTGCCACCTGGTCGAGCGCGCTGCTGCCGCTGGCGATCGTGAACCTGGCCGCTGCGGTCGCCGCGCTGGCGGTGCGCGGTTGGCAGTTGCGGGCGCTGGCGGCGCTGCTGGCGGCTGCGAGTTTCGCGATCGGCTACCTCGGCGTCAGCCTGTGGGCCGTGCCAGATGTGGCCGCACGCGGCGCTGATCTGGCGCACGTCCCGGTCGCGACGCTGGTGGGCAGCGCCCGCCAGTACGACGGGGCGGTGGTGACGGTGGCGGCAGCGGTGTGCACCCTGGTGGCCGCGACCTTGTTGATGCGCTCGGCTTCGGTCGCCGGCTCTGGCAGGTCGGACAGCACTAAGTACCTGGCTCCGGGGGCGCGTCGCTCGGCGGCGCGGGAAATCGACGGGACACCAACCGAGGATCGGTCACCGGCCGGGGACGGGCAGACGCAGCTTTCGGAACGCATGATCTGGGATGCTCTGGACGAGGGCCGTGACCCTACCGATCGACCCGCTGACCCGGACATCGAGGGGCGGTGACGGGCCCTCTCGTGAGGGTCGCTACCCTTCTTGCACGCCGTCGAAATCGGTTGGCGAGCGTGGGGTGATCCAGAGTCACAGTGGGTTACAGGAGGAAGGAACCGCAGGTATGAGTCCGGCCAACGTGCTTGACTCCATTCTTGAGGGAGTCCGGGCCGATGTTGCCGCGCGCGAAGCCCGCGT
It contains:
- the hisF gene encoding imidazole glycerol phosphate synthase subunit HisF, which gives rise to MQQHHSGDGLAVRVIPCLDVDDGRVVKGVNFENLRDAGDPVELAAAYDAEGADELTFLDVTASSSGRATMLDVVRRTAEQVFIPLTVGGGVRTVADVDTLLRAGADKVSVNTAAIARPDLLAEMARQFGSQCIVLSVDARTVPEGSPPTPSGWEVTTHGGRQGTGIDAVEWAARGAELGVGEILLNSMDADGTKAGFDLAMLRAVRAAVTVPVIASGGAGAVEHFAPAVDAGADAVLAASVFHFRELTIGQVKAAMAARDITVRIATA
- the hisI gene encoding phosphoribosyl-AMP cyclohydrolase, which produces MTLDPAIAARLKRNADGLFTAVVQERGSSDVLMVAWMDDDALARTLETREATYFSRSRNEQWVKGATSGHTQYVHSVRLDCDGDTVLLTVDQVGGACHTGDHSCFDAAELLEPED
- a CDS encoding serine/threonine-protein kinase, whose product is MPTSADRDPTRGLQEGELFAGYTIVRRLGAGGMGEVYLAQHPRLPRRDALKILPAEFTTNQEFRARFNREAELAGSLYNEHIVGIHDRGEYEGQLWLSMDYVEGTDAAQLLRDRYPSGMPLPEVVDIVTAVAEALDYAHSRGLLHRDVKPANILLGEAAPRRRILLADFGIARELGDVSGLTATNMTMGTTAYCPPEQLQASDLDGRADQYALGCTAYQLLTGGAPFQNSNPAVVISQHLSAPPPLLSERRPELAYLDGVIARALAKDRSARFASCSDFAAALAAPAGTADASGPTIAVERPTEVIAAATPAPSGRRRGALIATVAAVVLIAVAAVLAVVVMRGHSGGQQSAGPSSSPPGIAPTNGSAGLPALKLTTQITDQAHVLGPGERVLIERAVNKLYAGQGTRLWVVYVNDFGGVKPAKWTENVIRSNGFTDADVLLGITTDRPSFVFHVPAAVTVGRPIDIELIRRDRIKPDVERREWTKAALAAAIGLDVPIR
- a CDS encoding calcium:proton antiporter, with the protein product MVKRVSWNVLAPLIALVALVFSWGQEIGPVVGALAAVLLGGAVLAAVHHAEVVAHRVGEPFGSLVLAVAVTVIEVALIVTLMTSGGDKAATLARDTVFAAVMITTNGIVGLSLLLGSRRYGVTQFNAHGSGSALATVATLATLGLVLPTFTTSHPGPQFSPGQLAFAAVVSLGLYLMFVFTQTVRHRDFFLPVVQKGAVDDDNHADPPSTKSALLSLGVLLVALVAVVGLAKVESPFIERMVAAAGFPHSFVGVVIALVVLLPETLAAGRAARQGRMQISLNLAYGSAMASIGLTIPAIALASIWVRGPLLLGLGPIQLVLLALTMVVSVLTVVPGRATRLEGEVHLVVLAAWLFLAISP
- a CDS encoding peroxiredoxin; its protein translation is MKIGDTVADFELPDQTGTPRKLSELLSDGPVVLFFYPAAMTPGCTKEACHFRDLASEFAVLGANRVGISTDPVQKQAKFADTQNFDYPLLSDSDGKVATQFGVKRGLLGKLMPVKRTTFVIDTDRTVLNVISSEISMDTHADKALETLRGR
- a CDS encoding anthranilate synthase component I; this translates as MNAILAATTTREDFRVLAAEHRVVPVTRKVLADSETPLSAYRKLAAGRPGTFLLESAENGRSWSRWSFIGAGAPTALSVRDGHAVWLGTVPKDAPAGGDPLDALRATLEVLATAGLPGLPPLSGGMVGYFAYDMVRRLERLPELAVDDLQLPDMLLLLATDVAAVDHHEGTITLIANAVNWNGTDERVDWAYDDAVARLDVMTAALGQPLPSTVSTFSKPEPVHRSQRTVEEYGAIVDYLVEQIAAGEAFQVVPSQRFEMDTDVDPIDVYRMLRVSNPSPYMYLLQIPDSEGAVDFSIVGSSPEALVTVHDGRATTHPIAGTRWRGETEEEDVLLEKELLSDQKELAEHLMLVDLGRNDLGRVCTPGTVRVEDYSHIERYSHVMHLVSTVTGLLAEGKTALDAVTACFPAGTLSGAPKVRAMELIEEVEKTRRGLYGGVVGYLDFAGNADFAIAIRTALMRDGTAYVQAGGGVVADSNGPYEYNESRNKARAVLNAIAAAETLTVPGTSGG
- a CDS encoding TIGR02234 family membrane protein: MADSPRRGRLLIGGAQLLLVIAAGALWGASRFTWVVIRSFDGLGQPKEIALSGATWSSALLPLAIVNLAAAVAALAVRGWQLRALAALLAAASFAIGYLGVSLWAVPDVAARGADLAHVPVATLVGSARQYDGAVVTVAAAVCTLVAATLLMRSASVAGSGRSDSTKYLAPGARRSAAREIDGTPTEDRSPAGDGQTQLSERMIWDALDEGRDPTDRPADPDIEGR